In Streptosporangium album, the following are encoded in one genomic region:
- a CDS encoding carbohydrate ABC transporter permease — protein MTPKLAFRLRRAGMYVLLTAIALVFVGPFLILLSAAFKPAGQAVFSFPPDIIPRPPVLTWVKEAWTTIPYLSYLFNSVIYVGVMVPVYIVVSALCAYPLAQMNFRGKNLIFFAILSTMFLPGEVMLLPRFLVVSQLGMADSYAGVILPGLLSAFGIFLIRQTFAGVPREVIDAARTDGCHELRIFWHVMLPAARPTLAILGIFGFISVWNSFIWPMVVLKDSAMYPIALGISYLAGVTGTDVRSLAAGTVISILPVVIFFMIMQRHVLEGMRGAVKG, from the coding sequence CGGCTGCGGCGCGCGGGCATGTACGTCCTGCTGACCGCGATCGCCCTCGTCTTCGTCGGCCCGTTCCTGATCCTGCTCTCGGCGGCCTTCAAACCCGCCGGCCAGGCCGTCTTCTCCTTCCCCCCCGACATCATCCCCCGGCCCCCGGTCCTGACCTGGGTGAAGGAGGCCTGGACGACCATCCCCTACCTGAGCTACCTGTTCAACTCGGTCATCTACGTCGGCGTGATGGTGCCCGTGTACATCGTCGTCTCCGCGCTGTGCGCCTACCCGCTCGCCCAGATGAACTTCCGCGGCAAGAACCTCATCTTCTTCGCCATCCTGTCGACGATGTTCCTGCCGGGCGAGGTCATGCTCCTCCCCCGCTTCCTGGTGGTCTCGCAGCTCGGCATGGCCGACAGCTACGCGGGCGTGATCCTGCCGGGACTGCTGTCCGCTTTCGGGATCTTCCTGATCCGCCAGACCTTCGCGGGCGTGCCACGCGAGGTCATCGACGCCGCCCGCACCGATGGCTGTCACGAGCTGAGGATCTTCTGGCACGTCATGCTGCCCGCCGCGCGTCCCACCCTGGCGATCCTCGGCATCTTCGGCTTCATCTCGGTCTGGAACAGCTTCATCTGGCCGATGGTCGTGCTGAAGGACTCCGCGATGTACCCGATCGCGCTGGGGATCTCCTACCTCGCGGGCGTCACCGGCACCGACGTCCGCAGCCTCGCCGCCGGAACCGTCATCTCGATCCTGCCTGTCGTCATCTTCTTCATGATCATGCAACGTCACGTACTCGAAGGCATGCGCGGCGCGGTCAAGGGCTGA